The following proteins are encoded in a genomic region of Drosophila willistoni isolate 14030-0811.24 chromosome 3R, UCI_dwil_1.1, whole genome shotgun sequence:
- the LOC6651389 gene encoding mpv17-like protein, translating into MFRNFVNFTNKYKVIRGMISYGMLWPCGSLIEQTAIEKRTFRTYDWMKCVRFSLFGFFFMGPTIYVWIRLAGCMWPRTDIKSSLCKAITEQTAYDPMAISSFLFFMTLMEGNTFDDAKREVSDKFLDAYKVGVIYWPCVQTVNFAFVPARNQVVFTSFFSMCWTTFLAYVKFLQLHPPVDVDHHAVDIHFLEM; encoded by the exons ATGTTTCgtaattttgtaaattttacaaacaaatataaagTGATCAGAGGAATGATATCATATGGCATGCTATGGCCATGCGGCTCCCTCATCGAGCAGACGGCGATCGAGAAACGCACATTCCGAACATACGACTGGATGAAGTGTGTCAG ATTCAGTTTATTTGGCTTCTTCTTTATGGGTCCAACGATTTACGTTTGGATCAGGCTAGCCGGTTGTATGTGGCCACGGACAGATATTAAGTCATCGCTGTGCAAAGCCATTACCGAGCAGACGGCATACGATCCGATGGCCATCAGttcgtttcttttctttatgaCACTGATGGAGGGCAACACATTTGACGATGCCAAGCGGGAG GTTAGCGATAAATTCTTGGACGCCTATAAGGTGGGCGTTATTTATTGGCCCTGTGTGCAAACGGTGAACTTCGCCTTTGTCCCGGCAAGGAATCAAGTGGTATTCACCTCATTCTTCAGCATGTGCTGGACAACATTTTTGGCATATGTGAAATTCTTGCAATTGCATCCACCTGTCGATGTGGATCATCATGCTGTCGACATACACTTCTTGGAAATGTGA
- the LOC6651392 gene encoding antennal-specific protein OS-C isoform X2 → MAFQRGPHLLLATFCLLLCQLVSIDQAQAKPQDLITVVELGSADEVIVKPKGDDDEDSSSEETVEDSAEDPQRRRRDTAQRASIPGEQIVPILLEAILPGTDAAGDRIARNVELLKSFKRSLEVYSTELQMDDM, encoded by the exons ATGGCTTTCCAAAGGGGACCGCACCTTTTGTTGGCTACCTTTTGCCTTCTGCTCTGTCAGTTAGTTAGCATCGATCAGGCTCAGGCCAAGCCCCAG GATTTAATAACAGTGGTTGAGCTTGGGTCTGCTGATGAGGTGATCGTTAAACCTAaaggcgacgacgacgaagactCATCGTCGGAGGAAACTGTTGAGGATTCTGCAGAGGATCCACAGCGAAGGCGTCGCGATACTGCCCAACGTGCTAGTATACCAG GCGAGCAAATTGTTCCAATTCTTCTGGAGGCTATTCTACCTGGTACCgatgctgctggtgatcgtaTTGCCCGAAATGTGGAACTGTTGAAGAGTTTCAAACGTAGTTTGGAAGTCTATTCCACTGAATTGCAGATGGATGACATGTAG
- the LOC6651391 gene encoding probable 3-hydroxyisobutyrate dehydrogenase, mitochondrial, which translates to MSLRILSPSMLQTLVRGMSTKAGSKNIGFIGLGNMGGFMATNLINAGHKLHVNDISKPACDKLKAKGATVYENTTELAKNSDIVITMLPNNAIVECSYNAIIDGGINKDTIFIDSSTVSPDLVRSLQKKISDKGARFIDAPVSGGVIGAEQATLTFMVGGTEAEYNAVKPVLEAMGKRIAHCGVYGMGQAAKLCNNMCFAITMIGIAETMNLAIRQGLDPKLFAEIINSSTGRSFSSEIYNPVPGISPTSPSNREYAGGFSTALIAKDLGLVKNVAADTNSPIPLGSLCQKIYSNLNQEGVVSNKDFSVVYDVLKNGKLNYQ; encoded by the coding sequence ATGTCGCTGCGTATTTTGTCGCCTTCAATGCTCCAGACTCTGGTACGTGGAATGTCCACGAAAGCTGGCAGCAAGAACATTGGCTTCATCGGTCTTGGTAATATGGGTGGCTTCATGGCCACCAATTTAATTAATGCTGGCCACAAGCTCCATGTCAATGATATTTCCAAGCCTGCCTGCGATAAGCTGAAGGCAAAGGGTGCCACCGTGTACGAGAACACCACCGAGTTGGCCAAAAATTCTGATATTGTCATCACAATGTTGCCCAACAACGCCATAGTGGAGTGCTCGTACAATGCCATCATTGATGGTGGCATCAACAAGGATACAATCTTCATTGACTCATCGACTGTTTCGCCGGATCTGGTCAGATCGCTGCAGAAGAAGATTAGCGACAAGGGAGCTCGCTTTATTGATGCCCCCGTCTCAGGTGGCGTGATCGGTGCCGAGCAGGCCACACTCACCTTCATGGTTGGCGGTACTGAGGCCGAATACAATGCCGTCAAGCCTGTGCTGGAAGCCATGGGCAAGCGCATTGCCCATTGCGGTGTCTATGGCATGGGTCAGGCAGCCAAATTGTGCAATAATATGTGCTTCGCCATCACCATGATTGGCATTGCCGAGACCATGAATCTGGCGATCCGTCAGGGTCTGGATCCCAAATTGTTTGCTGAAATCATCAACTCGTCGACAGGACGTTCATTCTCGTCGGAAATCTATAATCCTGTTCCCGGCATTAGCCCCACTTCTCCCAGCAATCGCGAGTATGCCGGTGGTTTCTCCACTGCCCTGATCGCCAAGGATCTGGGTCTAGTTAAAAACGTGGCTGCTGATACAAATTCGCCCATCCCCTTGGGCTCTCTGTGCCAGAAGATCTACAGCAATCTCAATCAAGAGGGTGTTGTTTCCAACAAGGACTTTTCTGTGGTCTACGATGTGCTGAAGAATGGCAAGCTTAACTACCAGTAA
- the LOC6651390 gene encoding uncharacterized protein LOC6651390 — protein MLIKSNSKSFDLINEEKATKPQQPERLYQPRRLSWMKYIVIPTGIAFILLLILCNVDFSEHHTCIGKEINSTNCTNVTEYDSISYIRAINLTEFYSETQCLEQDEVTLYIEDVTIQLKKNPDILYNLKDIFGSNIVYSKLKVLNLRGTLLGDYLSENSFNNMPMLEDLNLGDCGLKSMELNTLGENVLNSLMYLDLSENNITSLTEDFIQALWDNNIDLETHATTTTTQGFVAFTPGVRTTSTTTTISPLITTDFDPITHSSTPNTTDDWSSSTITETPPITHDWPASTPQSTSTTEFTTSAVLECPTDSLYCAEIVCSHQDFAIPYQVIVQFEDIGSADNTVQVTLVPFISYLNYHLIYFNNDTQSNLKAIETSPVQFDSLDCATAYTFCIVLYENATDTSPYNCRSYRTGDCKQYGQDLSWFQNYFVMIISLGIVGILISVSLGIFMIYIILRLKPNWMKGSNRLIRPLRDSQTMFLLPRLTELGIPNRIKNDYDYINYYRRLERIKQCPPDSLKDNTPPKERAPSIPPSVSSSYNAASPTNSTSYLYETFELYEELP, from the exons ATGTTgataaaatcaaattcaaaatcCTTTGATCTGATCAACGAGGAGAAGGCAACGAAACCACAACAACCTGAACGTCTCTATCAGCCGCGACGATTGAGCTGGATGAAGTATATAGTAATTCCAACAg GTATTGCGTTTATTCTATTGCTGATTCTATGCAATGTGGACTTTTCGGAGCATCATACATGCATTGGCAAGGAGATTAACAGTACAAACTGTACAAATGTGACAGAATATGACAGTATATCGTATATTCGGGCAATTAATTTAACTGAATTCTATTCTGAAACACAATGCTTGGAGCAAGATGAAGTTACACTCTATATTGAAGA TGTAACAATTCAGTTAAAGAAAAACCCTGATATCCTGTATAATCTAAAGGATATTTTCGGTTCGAATATTGTTTATAGCAAACTGAAAGTATTGAATTTAAGAGGCACACTACTTGGTGATTACTTATCAGAGAATAGTTTTAATAATATGCCAATGCTGGAAGATCTAAATTTGGGAGATTGTGGTCTAAAGAGCATGGAATTGAACACATTGGGAGAAAATGtattaaatagtttaatgTATTTGGATTTGAGTGAGAATAATATAACCTCTTTAACTGAGGACTTCATTCAGGCCTTATGGGATAACAATATCGATTTGGAAACCCatgcgacaacaacaacaactcaagGATTTGTCGCATTTACACCTGGTGTAAGGACTActtcgacaacaacaacaatttcgCCTTTAATAACAACCGATTTCGATCCAATCACCCATTCTTCAACGCCTAATACAACAGATGATTGGTCTTCTTCGACCATAACAGAAACCCCCCCTATAACACATGATTGGCCTGCTTCAACTCCCCAATCTACTTCCACTACGGAGTTTACAACCAGCGCAGTGCTAGAATGTCCAACGGATTCATTATATTGCGCGGAAATCGTTTGCTCTCACCAAGACTTTGCCATACCCTATCAAGTGATTGTACAATTTGAAGATATTGGATCAGCAGATAATACTGTCCAAGTAACTTTAGTGCCTTTCatttcatatttaaattaCCACCTGATCTACTTCAACAATGACACGCAATCCAATTTAAAAGCCATAGAAACAAGTCCAGTTCAATTCGATAGTCTCGACTGTGCCACAGCCTATACATTTTGTATTGTACTCTATGAGAATGCAACCGACACTTCGCCCTACAATTGCCGATCATATCGAACTGGGGATTGCAAGCAATATGGCCAAGATCTTAGTTGGTTTCAAAATTACTTCGTCATGATCATAAGTCTGGGTATTGTGGGCATTTTAATATCCGTCAGTCTGGGAATTTTCATGATCTATATTATTTTGCGACTGAAGCCAAATTGGATGAAGGGCAGCAATCGTTTAATACGTCCGCTACGGGACTCGCAGACCATGTTCTTGCTACCAAGGCTAACTGAGTTGGG CATTCCCAATAGGATTAAGAACGACTATGACTATATTAATTACTATCGACGCTTGGAGCGAATAAAGCAATGTCCACCAGATTCGCTTAAGGATAATACGCCACCCAAGGAGCGAGCACCTTCCATACCGCCCTCTGTGAGTTCATCGTACAACGCGGCATCTCCCACCAATTCGACTAGTTATTTATATGAAACTTTTGAGCTTTATGAAGAATTGCCATAA
- the LOC6651392 gene encoding antennal-specific protein OS-C isoform X1, whose protein sequence is MAFQRGPHLLLATFCLLLCQLVSIDQAQAKPQDLITVVELGSADEVIVKPKGDDDEDSSSEETVEDSAEDPQRRRRDTAQRASIPGLPDPATIIKIAELFQSVGEQIVPILLEAILPGTDAAGDRIARNVELLKSFKRSLEVYSTELQMDDM, encoded by the exons ATGGCTTTCCAAAGGGGACCGCACCTTTTGTTGGCTACCTTTTGCCTTCTGCTCTGTCAGTTAGTTAGCATCGATCAGGCTCAGGCCAAGCCCCAG GATTTAATAACAGTGGTTGAGCTTGGGTCTGCTGATGAGGTGATCGTTAAACCTAaaggcgacgacgacgaagactCATCGTCGGAGGAAACTGTTGAGGATTCTGCAGAGGATCCACAGCGAAGGCGTCGCGATACTGCCCAACGTGCTAGTATACCAGGTTTGCCCGATCCGGCTACCATTATTAAGATCGCTGAGCTTTTTCAATCCGTAGGCGAGCAAATTGTTCCAATTCTTCTGGAGGCTATTCTACCTGGTACCgatgctgctggtgatcgtaTTGCCCGAAATGTGGAACTGTTGAAGAGTTTCAAACGTAGTTTGGAAGTCTATTCCACTGAATTGCAGATGGATGACATGTAG